From the Kitasatospora viridis genome, one window contains:
- a CDS encoding SUKH-3 domain-containing protein, giving the protein MAAALKQAGWHPGRWEIRRAEEWADELLAHPAPETARHSVFPAAVEAWAEFGGLSFDLSGAGREVARTPFLLDPRCGLHQPRTLADLGRALDSRVAPLGEERYGQALLAIDEAGRVYSLDHTGEWFLGHDLDQAVSTLVLGTRPERLRTVADALDRAGAPD; this is encoded by the coding sequence GTGGCCGCCGCGCTCAAGCAGGCCGGCTGGCACCCGGGCCGCTGGGAGATCCGCCGCGCCGAGGAGTGGGCCGACGAACTGCTCGCCCACCCGGCGCCCGAGACGGCCCGGCACTCGGTCTTCCCCGCCGCGGTCGAGGCCTGGGCGGAGTTCGGCGGCCTCTCCTTCGACCTGTCCGGGGCCGGCCGCGAGGTGGCCCGCACGCCGTTCCTGCTGGACCCGCGGTGCGGGCTGCACCAGCCGCGCACCCTGGCCGACCTGGGCCGGGCGCTGGACAGCCGGGTCGCCCCGCTCGGCGAGGAGCGGTACGGGCAGGCGCTGCTGGCGATCGACGAGGCGGGCCGGGTCTACAGCCTGGACCACACCGGCGAGTGGTTCCTCGGGCACGACCTGGACCAGGCGGTCTCCACGCTGGTGCTGGGCACCCGCCCGGAGCGGCTGCGCACGGTGGCCGACGCGCTGGACCGAGCCGGCGCGCCGGACTGA
- a CDS encoding SUKH-4 family immunity protein: protein MVTYAQAQDLAAEWINGGVPPFQQREVRVREFDLGFVCWAEDRAGGPSSDGGAAKLVIARESGASTLWPALPVNEVVRRYQEAYGKPVGGASNGLNKPLPGPVEATSFLLSPPQWMQEAGEAAIAAEAAKLGNAAPVPAPAPAAEAPVPFADTASQFADAAARREAAPADAGQPAPPAPPAPYAPAPDAPVPHGLPLTGPARLSTPPVSDRPAGDGPTMLAPPPSWEGDEHGEEVPAPVTPPDARTVRMPPPTAARPPADPYNPYPSAEAAAPAQPVPAQPAPAPAQPAPVGGYAPTVLATDGPPGLMGLPGAPGQPTPPGPPAVEQAPTMLAGEPPVAPTPPGPPAVEYAPTMLATDGPPGLMGLPGAPGQPTPPGPPSRGRSDQSAPPPPPPAALRGTGGGGPASSGRGRSDTSAPPPPPPSGLLGAKASTPAPVPQASAPQAQQPPAGAADLSDAATSKSSMPARPAQGGVPGAAAPVPGLPPQGAPVPPGVPTVGPGYLAVLSYRAPDGSEQKVMFRSEPGTPHPEWRILQELRRLNVPAEQVLELHTELEACDLPGGYCRRLITSSWPNVRITNTAAYGRDLASRQSGMAHLLNHLDELHQLAGGPRRPRPVRAPLPAPGTVAQLPPVPPQQLAAELGQYFGPAVFRYEQRAVSRQGVPEIVAQTLVWAGLPTNFGPFFWAHAPENRPIPTLAELAAERGRQAAPDAGGYLVLGNDYGRQLCVQYGTAAVVAVDLEGTGEPPRFVNTGVPEFVRSLALLGRMWPLRYGLTPDQAGRWTTDFQAELAAVDPAALQAPDTWWAVLLEQFWDGLL, encoded by the coding sequence ATGGTGACGTACGCGCAGGCGCAGGACCTGGCGGCGGAGTGGATCAACGGCGGGGTGCCGCCGTTCCAGCAGCGCGAGGTGCGGGTCCGGGAGTTCGACCTGGGCTTCGTCTGCTGGGCCGAGGACCGGGCCGGCGGCCCCTCCTCGGACGGCGGGGCGGCCAAGCTGGTGATCGCCCGGGAGAGCGGGGCCAGCACGCTCTGGCCCGCGCTGCCGGTCAACGAGGTGGTGCGGCGCTACCAGGAGGCCTACGGCAAGCCGGTCGGCGGCGCGTCGAACGGGCTGAACAAGCCGCTGCCCGGCCCGGTCGAGGCGACCTCCTTCCTGCTCAGCCCGCCGCAGTGGATGCAGGAGGCGGGGGAGGCGGCGATCGCCGCCGAGGCCGCCAAGCTGGGCAACGCCGCGCCCGTGCCGGCGCCCGCGCCCGCCGCCGAGGCTCCGGTGCCGTTCGCCGACACCGCGTCGCAGTTCGCCGACGCCGCCGCCCGCCGCGAGGCGGCGCCCGCCGACGCCGGGCAGCCCGCCCCGCCCGCCCCGCCGGCGCCGTACGCGCCGGCGCCCGACGCGCCCGTGCCGCACGGTCTGCCGCTCACCGGTCCGGCCCGGCTCAGCACGCCGCCGGTCTCCGACCGCCCGGCCGGGGACGGGCCGACCATGCTCGCCCCGCCGCCCAGCTGGGAGGGCGACGAGCACGGCGAGGAGGTGCCGGCCCCGGTCACCCCGCCGGACGCCCGCACCGTGCGGATGCCCCCGCCCACCGCGGCCCGGCCGCCGGCGGACCCGTACAACCCGTACCCGAGCGCCGAGGCCGCCGCGCCCGCGCAGCCCGTCCCCGCGCAGCCCGCCCCGGCGCCCGCGCAGCCCGCGCCGGTCGGCGGGTACGCGCCCACCGTGCTGGCGACCGACGGCCCGCCCGGCCTGATGGGCCTGCCCGGTGCGCCCGGCCAGCCGACCCCGCCCGGCCCGCCCGCGGTGGAGCAGGCGCCGACCATGCTGGCCGGCGAGCCGCCGGTCGCGCCGACCCCGCCCGGCCCGCCGGCCGTGGAGTACGCGCCGACCATGCTGGCGACCGACGGTCCGCCCGGGCTGATGGGCCTGCCCGGTGCGCCCGGCCAGCCGACCCCGCCCGGCCCGCCGAGCCGCGGCCGCAGTGACCAGAGCGCTCCGCCGCCCCCGCCGCCGGCCGCGCTGCGCGGCACCGGTGGCGGTGGCCCCGCCTCCTCCGGCCGCGGGCGCAGCGACACCTCCGCCCCGCCGCCGCCCCCGCCGTCCGGGCTGCTCGGCGCCAAGGCGTCCACCCCGGCGCCGGTGCCGCAGGCGTCCGCCCCGCAGGCCCAGCAGCCCCCGGCCGGTGCCGCCGACCTGTCCGACGCGGCGACCAGCAAGTCCTCGATGCCGGCCCGCCCGGCGCAGGGCGGGGTGCCCGGCGCCGCCGCGCCGGTGCCCGGCCTGCCGCCGCAGGGCGCGCCGGTGCCGCCCGGGGTGCCCACGGTCGGCCCGGGCTACCTGGCGGTGCTCAGCTACCGGGCGCCGGACGGCTCGGAGCAGAAGGTGATGTTCCGCAGCGAGCCGGGCACCCCGCACCCGGAGTGGCGGATCCTGCAGGAGCTGCGCCGGTTGAACGTGCCCGCCGAGCAGGTGCTGGAGCTGCACACCGAGCTGGAGGCCTGTGACCTGCCGGGCGGCTACTGCCGCCGGCTGATCACCTCCTCCTGGCCGAACGTGCGGATCACCAACACCGCCGCCTACGGCCGCGACCTGGCCTCCCGTCAGTCCGGCATGGCGCACCTGCTGAACCACCTGGACGAGTTGCACCAGCTGGCCGGCGGTCCGCGCCGGCCGCGTCCGGTCCGGGCGCCGCTGCCGGCGCCGGGCACGGTGGCGCAGCTGCCGCCGGTGCCGCCGCAGCAGCTGGCGGCGGAGCTGGGCCAGTACTTCGGTCCGGCGGTGTTCCGCTACGAGCAGCGCGCGGTCTCCCGGCAGGGGGTGCCGGAGATCGTGGCGCAGACCCTGGTCTGGGCCGGCCTGCCGACGAACTTCGGCCCGTTCTTCTGGGCGCACGCGCCGGAGAACCGGCCGATCCCGACGCTGGCCGAGCTGGCCGCCGAGCGGGGCCGGCAGGCGGCCCCCGACGCGGGCGGCTACCTGGTGCTCGGCAACGACTACGGCCGCCAGCTCTGTGTGCAGTACGGCACAGCCGCGGTGGTCGCGGTCGATCTGGAAGGAACCGGGGAGCCGCCGCGGTTCGTCAACACCGGTGTGCCGGAGTTCGTCCGGTCGCTCGCCCTGCTCGGTCGGATGTGGCCGCTGCGCTACGGTCTGACCCCGGATCAGGCCGGGCGCTGGACCACCGACTTCCAGGCCGAGCTGGCCGCGGTCGACCCGGCCGCCCTCCAGGCGCCGGACACCTGGTGGGCGGTCCTCCTGGAGCAGTTCTGGGACGGCCTGCTGTAG
- a CDS encoding nucleotide sugar dehydrogenase: MRVVIAGQGYVGLPLAVRAAEVGHQVIGYEIDRRRVDRLAGGDSYVEDIPDARLRPLLATGAYRPTAEPAELAGFDLAVITVPTPLRDGVPDLSYIEAAGEVLAAHLRPGATVVLESTTYPGTTEELLAPLLEKASGLLAGPDFHLGYSPERIDPGNPVWRLENTPKVVSGIDEASLRVVDGFYRQLVERTVPVSSCKEAELTKLLENTFRHVNIALVNELAMFAHDLGIDIWEAIDAAATKPFGFLRFNPGPGVGGHCLPIDPSFLSWRVERALGRSFRFVELANDVNSHMPDYVVRRLTEGLNQRRRPVNGSRVLLLGLAYKKNTGDARETPAARVAELLTRMGAEVRAADPHVLPGVHLPGQRGPFSGVQRVAPTPAELAAADAVVLLADHDDFDYAAIGEHAGYVLDCRRRVTGSAVEVL; the protein is encoded by the coding sequence ATGCGTGTCGTCATCGCCGGCCAGGGCTACGTGGGGCTCCCGCTCGCCGTCCGCGCGGCCGAAGTCGGTCATCAGGTGATCGGGTACGAGATCGACCGGCGCCGGGTCGACAGACTGGCCGGCGGCGACTCCTACGTCGAGGACATCCCGGACGCCCGGCTGCGTCCGCTGCTCGCCACCGGCGCCTACCGGCCCACCGCCGAACCGGCAGAGCTGGCCGGCTTCGACCTCGCGGTGATCACCGTGCCCACCCCGCTGCGCGACGGCGTGCCGGACCTCTCCTACATCGAGGCGGCCGGCGAGGTGCTGGCCGCGCACCTGCGGCCCGGCGCCACCGTGGTGCTGGAGTCCACCACCTACCCCGGCACCACCGAAGAGCTGCTCGCCCCGCTGCTGGAGAAGGCCTCCGGCCTGCTCGCCGGACCGGACTTCCACCTCGGCTACAGCCCCGAGCGGATCGACCCGGGCAACCCGGTCTGGCGGCTGGAGAACACCCCGAAGGTGGTCTCCGGGATCGACGAGGCGTCACTTCGCGTGGTGGACGGCTTCTACCGGCAGCTGGTCGAGCGCACCGTGCCGGTCTCCTCCTGCAAGGAGGCGGAGCTGACCAAGCTGCTGGAGAACACCTTCCGGCACGTCAACATCGCACTGGTCAACGAGCTGGCGATGTTCGCCCACGACCTGGGCATCGACATCTGGGAGGCGATCGACGCGGCGGCCACCAAGCCGTTCGGCTTCCTGCGGTTCAACCCGGGGCCGGGGGTGGGCGGGCACTGCCTGCCGATCGACCCGTCCTTCCTCTCCTGGCGGGTCGAGCGGGCGCTCGGCCGGTCGTTCCGGTTCGTCGAGCTGGCCAACGACGTGAACAGCCACATGCCCGACTACGTGGTGCGGCGGCTCACCGAGGGGCTGAACCAGCGGCGCCGGCCGGTGAACGGCTCCCGGGTGCTGCTGCTCGGCCTGGCCTACAAGAAGAACACCGGGGACGCCCGGGAGACCCCGGCGGCCCGGGTGGCCGAACTGCTCACCCGGATGGGGGCCGAGGTCCGGGCGGCCGACCCGCACGTGCTGCCGGGCGTCCACCTGCCCGGCCAGCGCGGTCCGTTCAGCGGGGTGCAGCGGGTCGCGCCGACCCCCGCCGAGCTGGCCGCCGCCGACGCGGTGGTGCTGCTCGCCGACCATGACGACTTCGACTACGCGGCGATCGGCGAGCACGCCGGCTACGTGTTGGACTGCCGACGCAGGGTCACCGGCTCGGCGGTGGAGGTGCTCTGA
- a CDS encoding YwqJ-related putative deaminase, with protein sequence MEIPPPPSAPLLRHHRDSLLPAVAAALSLRGGEVHTLAGRKADQEPELHPLVGEFLSRLPAQHRERFTGRCPEALLLSQYLTAVDTGRSKRAARKPLSLHEAKKALKGAKLTTVRIREQDDPAHGTHAPPCRSCEPMLEHFAVLGVAVGPRT encoded by the coding sequence GTGGAGATCCCACCGCCGCCGAGCGCGCCGCTGCTGCGCCACCACCGCGACAGCCTGCTGCCCGCAGTGGCCGCCGCCCTGTCGCTGCGCGGCGGCGAGGTGCACACGCTGGCCGGCCGCAAGGCCGACCAGGAGCCCGAGTTGCACCCGCTGGTCGGCGAGTTCCTGTCCCGGCTGCCGGCCCAGCACCGGGAGCGGTTCACCGGCCGCTGCCCGGAGGCGCTGCTGCTCTCCCAGTACCTGACGGCGGTGGACACGGGCCGCTCCAAGCGGGCCGCCCGCAAGCCGCTGAGCCTGCACGAGGCCAAGAAGGCGCTCAAGGGCGCCAAACTGACCACGGTGCGGATCCGCGAGCAGGACGACCCGGCGCACGGCACCCACGCCCCGCCCTGCCGCTCCTGCGAGCCGATGCTGGAGCACTTCGCGGTGCTCGGCGTGGCGGTCGGACCGCGGACCTGA
- a CDS encoding SDR family oxidoreductase: protein MRVFITGASGFIGSAVVPLLLAEGHHVLALARSDASAAKLAAAGVEVLRGDLADPASLGAGAAASDGVVHLAFNHDFSQFADSAQTEYAAVEAYGEALAGTGKPLLMASGVLGIAPGRIATEQDGLDLSASPRSRSMQLALELADRGVRSALLRLAPCVHDRTRAGFASVLAQIARETGVSGYLGEGTAHWPAVHVRDTADLVVRALDRAPAGAVLHAVAEQGITQRAVAEALADRLGIPLRSIPADQAASHFRWLAPMLALDSRADNTLTRETYGWEPVHPTLLDDLREGEHAAPGGH, encoded by the coding sequence ATGCGTGTCTTCATCACCGGTGCATCCGGCTTCATCGGCTCCGCGGTCGTTCCGCTGCTGCTCGCCGAGGGCCACCACGTCCTGGCCCTGGCCCGCTCCGACGCCTCCGCCGCGAAGCTGGCGGCCGCCGGGGTCGAGGTGCTGCGCGGCGACCTGGCCGACCCGGCCTCGCTCGGCGCGGGCGCCGCCGCCTCGGACGGCGTGGTCCACCTCGCCTTCAACCACGACTTCTCGCAGTTCGCCGATTCGGCGCAGACCGAGTACGCGGCCGTCGAGGCCTACGGGGAGGCGCTGGCCGGCACCGGCAAGCCGCTGCTCATGGCCTCGGGCGTGCTGGGGATCGCCCCGGGCCGGATCGCCACCGAGCAGGACGGGCTCGACCTGTCCGCCAGCCCGCGCTCCCGGTCCATGCAGCTCGCCCTGGAGCTCGCCGACCGCGGCGTGCGCAGCGCCCTGCTCCGGCTCGCCCCCTGCGTGCACGACCGCACCCGGGCCGGCTTCGCCAGTGTGCTCGCCCAGATCGCCCGCGAGACCGGGGTGTCCGGCTACCTCGGCGAGGGCACCGCCCACTGGCCCGCCGTGCACGTGCGCGACACCGCCGACCTGGTGGTGCGCGCCCTCGACCGGGCCCCCGCCGGGGCCGTCCTGCACGCCGTCGCCGAACAGGGCATCACCCAGCGCGCGGTCGCCGAAGCCCTCGCCGACCGCCTCGGCATCCCGCTCCGCTCGATCCCCGCCGACCAGGCCGCCAGCCACTTCCGCTGGCTCGCCCCGATGCTCGCCCTCGACTCCCGGGCGGACAACACCCTCACCCGTGAGACGTACGGCTGGGAGCCCGTGCACCCCACGCTGCTGGACGACCTGCGCGAGGGGGAGCACGCCGCGCCCGGCGGACACTGA
- a CDS encoding TetR/AcrR family transcriptional regulator, whose product MARWEPDAAARLERAALQLFVERGYQNVTVVEIAEQAGLTKATFFRHYADKRAVLFGGEEMLSSLLAEAVADAPDGATPLAMVGAALCAVGTAFTDERRELATLRAQAVAQDAGLQERMAYKRTVLAEAIERALRARGTAEPVALVAAQLGVLAFQAGYLRWAVTPDQGYGPLAVDALAELAAATESLGVAQSTSTAEPVTLRRQSNT is encoded by the coding sequence ATGGCCAGATGGGAACCGGACGCCGCCGCGCGCCTGGAGCGTGCCGCGCTCCAGCTCTTCGTCGAACGCGGCTACCAGAACGTGACGGTGGTCGAGATCGCCGAGCAGGCCGGCCTCACCAAGGCCACCTTCTTCCGCCACTACGCCGACAAGCGCGCGGTGCTGTTCGGCGGCGAGGAGATGCTGAGCTCGCTGCTGGCCGAGGCCGTCGCCGATGCCCCGGACGGCGCCACCCCGCTCGCCATGGTCGGCGCGGCGCTGTGCGCGGTGGGCACCGCGTTCACCGACGAGCGCCGGGAGCTGGCCACCCTGCGGGCCCAGGCGGTCGCCCAGGACGCCGGGCTCCAGGAGCGGATGGCCTACAAGCGCACCGTGCTGGCCGAGGCGATCGAGCGGGCGCTGCGCGCCCGGGGCACCGCCGAGCCGGTGGCCCTGGTCGCCGCCCAGCTCGGTGTGCTCGCCTTCCAGGCCGGCTACCTGCGCTGGGCGGTGACGCCGGATCAGGGCTACGGCCCGCTCGCGGTGGACGCGCTGGCCGAGCTGGCGGCGGCGACCGAATCACTGGGGGTGGCTCAGAGCACCTCCACCGCCGAGCCGGTGACCCTGCGTCGGCAGTCCAACACGTAG
- a CDS encoding SMI1/KNR4 family protein encodes MTTGRPGTAAAPNAAYAGQVVHFPDPVRAARYPDGVPVDAQGYPDFGRYAKAVAEVADPPEGFGVDELRLTDYVSANAALYSHGHELWADLESPVATPPGWTWHHAVTGAAPGWRRMELVPVEVKALLRHHGGLAASAADHGRRGTRPLQERRPAHFSLSKEGADPLAVTEDLVQSAEERLGYRLPGPYREFLKLAGGRGPVGVALDTELGLLLDQPFLTLTEEYGPADLVYVNKCLRDHLTKDYLGIAYAQGGLVALKVRGDRIGSVWFCPYDDARDTGGPEDPAARVARLLLPAGDSFDDFLVRLAGSPVELETVAGLMVDGGFARAVPTAPVG; translated from the coding sequence ATGACGACAGGTCGGCCCGGCACCGCGGCCGCGCCCAACGCGGCCTATGCGGGTCAGGTGGTCCACTTTCCCGACCCGGTGCGGGCGGCCCGGTACCCCGACGGGGTGCCCGTGGACGCCCAGGGCTACCCGGACTTCGGACGGTACGCGAAGGCGGTGGCCGAGGTGGCCGACCCGCCCGAGGGCTTCGGCGTGGACGAGCTGCGGCTGACCGACTACGTCTCGGCCAACGCCGCGCTCTACAGCCACGGGCACGAGCTCTGGGCCGACCTGGAGTCCCCGGTCGCCACCCCGCCCGGCTGGACCTGGCACCACGCGGTGACCGGCGCGGCCCCCGGCTGGCGCCGGATGGAGCTGGTCCCGGTCGAGGTCAAGGCGCTGCTGCGGCACCACGGCGGGCTGGCGGCCTCGGCCGCCGACCACGGCCGGCGCGGCACCCGCCCGCTGCAGGAGCGCCGCCCGGCGCACTTCTCGCTCTCCAAGGAGGGCGCCGACCCGCTCGCGGTGACCGAGGACCTGGTGCAGTCGGCCGAGGAGCGGCTGGGCTACCGGCTGCCCGGCCCGTACCGGGAGTTCCTCAAGCTGGCCGGCGGGCGCGGCCCGGTCGGGGTGGCGCTGGACACCGAGCTGGGCCTGCTGCTCGACCAGCCCTTCCTCACCCTGACCGAGGAGTACGGGCCGGCCGACCTGGTCTACGTGAACAAGTGCCTGCGCGACCACCTGACCAAGGACTACCTGGGCATCGCCTACGCCCAGGGCGGGCTGGTGGCGCTCAAGGTGCGCGGCGACCGGATCGGCTCGGTCTGGTTCTGCCCCTACGACGACGCCCGCGACACCGGTGGGCCCGAGGACCCGGCGGCCCGGGTGGCGCGGCTGCTGCTGCCCGCCGGGGACAGCTTCGACGACTTCCTGGTCCGGCTGGCCGGCAGCCCGGTCGAGCTGGAGACGGTGGCGGGCCTGATGGTGGACGGCGGATTCGCCCGCGCGGTGCCGACCGCGCCGGTCGGCTGA
- a CDS encoding sensor histidine kinase has protein sequence MSLSPGEGARSRSVWWWGRRRAALLDVGLAALAALETAAGGYTLAAGRLHLGTALAVLAAVVGGLAGATLLVRRRWPALPVMVSMVLVPGLFGGVLLEVALYTLAATWIWPSRRLRLVGLSTVVFLETTAMVLFLFLTSDPQPGEQTPPTWVTALVAVLVAAGLTVVPLVTGLYIGARRRLLESLKDRAQGLEAELDLLAERATERARRARLEERTRIAREMHDVVAHRVSLMVVHAGALERIAARDPEKAAQSAKLMADTGRQALNELREILGVLRMNEEPVERVLGLTELPRLVDQSKAAGMRVTLTVSGDRTPYRGDAEQTAYRVVQEGLTNAHKHAGGARVSVLLAYVPNGVRVAVVNDRPGAGEQVGLPSGGNGLVGMEERVRALGGSFSAGPERDGGFRVEATLPSRLAARADRLA, from the coding sequence ATGAGCTTGTCGCCTGGGGAGGGCGCGCGGAGCCGATCGGTCTGGTGGTGGGGCCGGCGGCGCGCCGCGCTACTGGACGTGGGGCTGGCCGCGCTGGCCGCCCTGGAGACCGCGGCCGGCGGCTACACGCTGGCCGCCGGTCGGCTCCACCTGGGCACCGCGCTCGCCGTGCTGGCCGCCGTGGTCGGCGGGCTGGCCGGTGCCACGCTGCTGGTGCGGCGGCGCTGGCCGGCGCTGCCGGTGATGGTGTCCATGGTCCTGGTGCCCGGCCTGTTCGGCGGGGTGCTGCTGGAGGTCGCGCTCTACACGCTGGCCGCCACCTGGATCTGGCCGTCCCGCCGGCTGCGGCTGGTCGGACTCTCCACGGTGGTCTTCCTGGAGACCACCGCGATGGTGCTCTTCCTCTTCCTCACCAGCGACCCGCAGCCCGGCGAGCAGACGCCGCCGACCTGGGTGACCGCGCTGGTCGCGGTGCTGGTCGCGGCCGGGCTGACCGTGGTGCCGCTGGTCACCGGCCTCTACATCGGCGCCCGGCGCCGGCTGCTGGAGTCGCTCAAGGACCGTGCCCAGGGCCTGGAGGCCGAGCTGGACCTGTTGGCCGAGCGGGCCACCGAACGCGCCCGCCGGGCCCGGCTGGAGGAGCGCACCCGGATCGCCCGGGAGATGCACGACGTGGTGGCGCACCGGGTCAGCCTGATGGTGGTGCACGCGGGTGCGCTGGAGCGGATCGCCGCCCGCGACCCGGAGAAGGCCGCGCAGAGCGCCAAGCTGATGGCCGACACCGGCCGGCAGGCGCTGAACGAGCTGCGCGAGATCCTCGGCGTGCTGCGGATGAACGAGGAGCCGGTCGAGCGGGTCCTCGGGCTGACCGAGCTGCCCCGGCTGGTGGACCAGTCCAAGGCCGCCGGGATGCGGGTCACCCTGACGGTGAGCGGCGACCGCACCCCCTACCGCGGGGACGCCGAGCAGACCGCCTACCGGGTGGTCCAGGAGGGCCTGACCAACGCCCACAAGCACGCCGGCGGGGCCCGGGTCTCGGTGCTGCTGGCCTACGTGCCCAACGGGGTCCGGGTGGCCGTGGTCAACGACCGCCCGGGCGCCGGCGAGCAGGTCGGGCTGCCCAGCGGCGGCAACGGGCTGGTCGGCATGGAGGAGCGGGTGCGGGCGCTCGGCGGCAGCTTCAGCGCCGGGCCCGAGCGGGACGGCGGCTTCCGGGTGGAGGCCACCCTGCCGTCCCGGCTGGCCGCCCGGGCCGACCGGCTGGCCTGA